A region of the Lentimicrobium sp. L6 genome:
ATCAAGAGTATAATGTGTATGCTAAACCTATTCAATTAGATGGTGATTCCGTGTTAATACAGAATTTTATTTATGATCATCCAAATTGTTTGCCCAATAATCAGAATAATATTAATAGATCATCCGAGATTATGGAGCTTTTATCTGAGCTTTATGGTTTGTATCCCTTCCATGAAGAAAAGTATGGAAATTGTTTAGCTGAAATAGGTGGAGGTATGGAGCATCAAACCATGACGACTATTGGAAGTTTTGAGTTTGGCTTGAATACTCATGAAATGGCACACCAATGGTATGGAGATAATATTACTTGTGCAACTTGGAGTGATATTTGGATTAATGAGGGATTCGCAAGTTATTCAGAGTATTTGGGAGACCAATATCTGAATAGTCAAGGAACTGCTAATTCCTGGATGAGCTCAGCACATAATAATATTATGCAACAGCCAAATGGAAGTGTTTATGTACCAGAAAACGAAGTGTATTATGGCAATGAATGGCGTATATTTGATGGTCGTTTAACCTATAAAAAAGGAGCGGCTATTATTCATTCTCTTCGCTATTTAATTGATGATGATGAACTTTTCTTTGGAGCACTTCAGGACTATACAGAACAATACACAGACCAAATAGCATCAGGAATCGATTTTAAAAATTCTGTATCTGAATTTACAGGAGTAGATTTAGATTCTTATTTTGAGCAGTGGTATTTTGGAGAAGGATATCCAACTTATAGTGTTGAATATTATTATAATGATGCAGGTATGCATTTAACAATAAGTCATACTGCCTCTGCTTCTTTTTCAACTCCATACTTTGATTTACCATTAGAAGTGAAATTAAATTTTGGAGCCGGACAAGATACTATTATAAAGATTCCTATCACCAGTAACCTTGTCTCTTATCAAACAGAAATTTCTCAGCCAGTCATTCAAGTTGTCGTAGATCCTGATAATTGGATTATCAATAAGGTAGGTTCTGTTACAGTAGGAACTTCGGAATTGCAAAATGAACTTGGTTTAGTTGTTGGTCCGAACCCTGTAAAAGATGAATTACAGATTTTATTTAATGAGGAGTCTAATCAGGTTAAAGAAATCAGTCTTTTAGATTTAAGCGGACGAGAGATTCAGCATATGAGTACTACAAGCAATTTGAGTATGGATGTAGCTGACTTGCCAGCAGGAACTTATTTAGTAAGTGTTAATGATGGTCAATCCATAGTAACACGAAAAGTGTTGAAGCGATAGTGTTTCAATTAAACACAAAAAATCCCGAATTCAATTGAATTCGGGATTTTTTTATGTCTTATTACGAGAACTTATTCTCTAATAATAGTTTGAGTTCGATCTGGTCCAACAGAAACGATAGTCACAGGTACTTCTGTTTCTTTCTCAACAAAAGCTATGTAGGTCATTAACTCTTCAGGGATATCTTCTATCTTCTCAACTTTGGTGATGTCTTGTTTCCAGCCTTTGTGAATAGAATATTCAGGCTTTAAATTGTCATCATTAATTTCGAATGGGAAGTAGTCTAATTCTTCTTCTCCATAGATGTATTTTTCTCCTACTTTGATATGGTCAAAATCATCCATCACATCAGCCTTTGTAATCACCAAATCAGTAACGCCATTCAGCATAATGGCATATTTAAGTGCAGGCAAGTCTAACCAGCCACAACGGCGAGCTCTACCAGTAGTACTTCCAAACTCATGACCATTATCTCTTAAGGCTTCTCCATCGGCATCGAAAAGTTCAGTAGGGAAGGGGCCGCTGCCCACTCTGGTACAATAAGCTTTAAAAACTCCATAAACTCGACCAATTTTTTGAGGCGCAATACCTAATCCAGAACAAACGCTGCTGGCAATAGTATTACTAGAAGTAACAAATGGATAAGAACCAAACTCCACATCTAGCATAGTACCTTGAGCGCCTTCTGCTAAAACTCGTTCACCATTCTTCAATGCCTTATTAATATAATGCTCCGAATCTATTAAATTCATAGCTTTAAGAGTCTCAGTCGTAGCCATCCACTTTTCTTCATATTCTGGGAAAGGCAACCCATCGATTAAAAACTCATTAGTATCAAATTTATAGCTTTCAACAATCGTTAAATGCTGTTCTCTCTTCTTGTTGTATTTTTCTTGGAAGTTACCACAAGTCAAATCACCAACTCTTAAACCAGTACGGCTAATTTTGTCGGTATAACAAGGGCCAATACCTTTTAAGGTAGAACCAATTTTTAATGCACCTTTCGATTTTTCATAAACAGCATCTAATAACCTATGAGAAGGAAGAATTAAATGAGCCTTTTTAGAAACAAAAAGGTTTTTCTCAGGTTTTACATTCGATAGTCTTAATTTTTGAATCTCTTTATCAAAAATATAAGGGTCTATAATGACCCCGTTTCCAATAATATTTTTGGTGGTTTCATGAAAGATTCCTGATGGAATAGTATGTAAAACGTGTTTTTCACCATTGAACTCTAAGGTGTGACCAGCATTTGGTCCGCCTTGAAATCGTGCAATGATATCATAGTCTGGTGTAAAAACATCAACAATTTTCCCTTTTCCTTCGTCTCCCCATTGAAGCCCTAATAATACATCAACCTTCATTTTAATATGCTGTTTTTATGATCAAAATATCTATAAATAAAGAAAGCAATTTCGTCCCCAGAATATTGCTTTTCTTGTTTTATTAACTTGACAAAGATACATTTAATTGCAGCGAACTATGCAAAAAAAATGCATGAAATAATAAATTTCTAAAAATACTTGACTAGATTGGATTATTGCTTATTTTTGCACTCGCAATATTTAGAATTTTAGTCTAAATAAGTTCATATTGTATTGGGGGATTAGCTCAGTTGGCTAGAGCGTTTGACTGGCAGTCAAAAGGTCAGCGGTTCGATTCCGCTATTCTCCACTTGTAAAATACAGATTGTCAAGGCTTTGCGAATTGCGAAGCCTTTTTTTATTTTCTGGAGTGCCCTTCTGGAGTGCCCTTTTTGAAAAAATTGAAACCAAATAACCGAAAGATTTATCTTCCCCCATAGAAACAATCTTTTGAAAATTCTAATATACCTTATTAAGGAAGTTGAGCCTCACTGATAAGTGGGGCTTTTATTTTTGTCAATATTGACTTCTTTAGATTTGATAAATCGTGTTCATAGGCCATCGGAATATGATACGAAGAATAGTGATAAATACGGAGTTTAAAGGATTCGAGTCAGCTCAAAGAAGTTAACAGGAATACAAATTATAAATAT
Encoded here:
- a CDS encoding M1 family aminopeptidase, with the translated sequence MKKSLLFVLTALAMFSFAQVPYNQNIDQKCSHQHHFEQSFKSTNDVTHVADLYDMHFVHLDLNVESTSTAVGGSAHMLAKVSSPNLDTIYLELNEALTIDSMRFNGELVSPTFVDSEIFLVVEEMVEGDDIDLITYYHGDSSSGGGFFSGISSEYNNSYGKYVTWTLSEPFSARDWWPVRQNLNDKIDSVYQDYTCSSSEMVGTNGLLTEVIENGGLTKTYKWKTNYPISYYLMSFSVSEYQEYNVYAKPIQLDGDSVLIQNFIYDHPNCLPNNQNNINRSSEIMELLSELYGLYPFHEEKYGNCLAEIGGGMEHQTMTTIGSFEFGLNTHEMAHQWYGDNITCATWSDIWINEGFASYSEYLGDQYLNSQGTANSWMSSAHNNIMQQPNGSVYVPENEVYYGNEWRIFDGRLTYKKGAAIIHSLRYLIDDDELFFGALQDYTEQYTDQIASGIDFKNSVSEFTGVDLDSYFEQWYFGEGYPTYSVEYYYNDAGMHLTISHTASASFSTPYFDLPLEVKLNFGAGQDTIIKIPITSNLVSYQTEISQPVIQVVVDPDNWIINKVGSVTVGTSELQNELGLVVGPNPVKDELQILFNEESNQVKEISLLDLSGREIQHMSTTSNLSMDVADLPAGTYLVSVNDGQSIVTRKVLKR
- a CDS encoding adenylosuccinate synthase gives rise to the protein MKVDVLLGLQWGDEGKGKIVDVFTPDYDIIARFQGGPNAGHTLEFNGEKHVLHTIPSGIFHETTKNIIGNGVIIDPYIFDKEIQKLRLSNVKPEKNLFVSKKAHLILPSHRLLDAVYEKSKGALKIGSTLKGIGPCYTDKISRTGLRVGDLTCGNFQEKYNKKREQHLTIVESYKFDTNEFLIDGLPFPEYEEKWMATTETLKAMNLIDSEHYINKALKNGERVLAEGAQGTMLDVEFGSYPFVTSSNTIASSVCSGLGIAPQKIGRVYGVFKAYCTRVGSGPFPTELFDADGEALRDNGHEFGSTTGRARRCGWLDLPALKYAIMLNGVTDLVITKADVMDDFDHIKVGEKYIYGEEELDYFPFEINDDNLKPEYSIHKGWKQDITKVEKIEDIPEELMTYIAFVEKETEVPVTIVSVGPDRTQTIIRE